The following are from one region of the Candidatus Brocadiaceae bacterium genome:
- a CDS encoding ABC transporter permease, with product MPYPLEKTPLALTDKSALVFLARIGAPVVYVVREMGNMGVFMGRTLATASVPPFKFGLLMKRVQFFGFQSLVIILLTGLFTGMVLGYQGYYTLAQVGSTALLGPMVALALLRELGPVIGALMVTARAGSAVTAEIGIMRINEEIDALELMGLSPFRYLVAPVLLAAVVCMPLLTAVFNAIGIVGGYVVGVRFLGIGAGTYFGEMMDYVDMEDIAAMLYKSLAFGALIAWVSCWKGSRAGYGAEGVSRATTQSVVLSSVLILVFDYFLTSILF from the coding sequence ATGCCGTACCCGCTGGAGAAGACGCCGTTGGCCCTGACGGACAAATCCGCCCTCGTGTTTCTGGCCCGCATCGGTGCGCCCGTCGTCTACGTCGTCCGGGAAATGGGCAACATGGGTGTGTTCATGGGCCGGACGCTGGCGACGGCCAGTGTCCCGCCGTTCAAGTTCGGGCTGCTGATGAAGCGGGTCCAGTTCTTCGGCTTCCAGTCGCTCGTCATCATCCTGCTCACGGGCCTGTTCACCGGCATGGTGCTGGGCTACCAGGGTTACTATACGCTGGCGCAGGTCGGCTCCACGGCCCTTCTGGGGCCGATGGTGGCCCTGGCCCTGCTGCGCGAGCTGGGGCCGGTGATCGGCGCCCTGATGGTCACGGCCCGCGCGGGGTCGGCCGTCACCGCCGAGATCGGCATCATGCGCATCAACGAGGAGATCGACGCGCTGGAGCTGATGGGCCTGAGCCCCTTCCGCTACCTGGTGGCGCCCGTGCTGCTGGCGGCGGTCGTCTGCATGCCGCTGCTGACGGCCGTCTTCAACGCCATCGGCATCGTCGGCGGCTACGTGGTCGGCGTGCGCTTCCTCGGCATCGGGGCGGGCACGTACTTCGGCGAGATGATGGACTACGTGGACATGGAGGACATCGCCGCGATGCTCTACAAGTCGCTGGCCTTTGGGGCGCTGATCGCCTGGGTGTCGTGCTGGAAGGGCAGCCGCGCGGGCTACGGTGCCGAGGGCGTCAGCAGGGCGACGACCCAGTCGGTGGTCCTCTCGTCGGTCCTGATCCTCGTGTTCGACTACTTCCTGACATCGATCCTGTTCTGA
- a CDS encoding helix-turn-helix domain-containing protein, which translates to MIQSIQRAMAVLEAVSEDPERPTSLSEVAGRLGLKLSTCANILQTLLELGYLDQADYKGGYTLGPMAYHLTRKGPYRRGLVEAAMRPMAELAGRVRESVLLAAMGGGRRTTLCQVDGNESFRIREGFLAQQDVYRTATGRLLLAHLPEAELRAFLAVNGLPGARHWPEAGTEAHLLSRLAALRRAGRAITEGDPAGIACPVRDGREVVAALGLFLPRARFQGEHRTRVLAGVAEAAAAISRQLEEQRRDADRTHR; encoded by the coding sequence ATGATCCAGTCAATCCAGCGGGCAATGGCGGTTCTGGAAGCGGTGTCCGAGGATCCGGAGCGGCCCACGTCGCTGTCCGAGGTCGCCGGGCGGCTGGGGCTGAAGCTCAGCACCTGCGCCAACATCCTCCAGACGCTCCTGGAGCTTGGCTACCTGGACCAGGCCGACTACAAGGGCGGCTACACGCTCGGGCCGATGGCCTATCACCTGACGCGCAAGGGGCCGTATCGCCGCGGCCTGGTCGAGGCGGCCATGCGTCCGATGGCCGAGCTGGCCGGGCGCGTGCGCGAGAGCGTGCTGCTGGCCGCCATGGGCGGCGGCCGGCGCACGACGCTCTGCCAGGTGGACGGCAACGAGTCGTTCCGTATCCGCGAGGGTTTTCTGGCGCAGCAGGACGTCTACCGCACCGCCACCGGGCGGCTGCTGCTGGCGCATCTGCCGGAGGCCGAGTTGCGCGCGTTCCTGGCGGTGAACGGCCTGCCGGGAGCGCGGCACTGGCCGGAGGCGGGCACCGAGGCGCACCTGCTGAGCCGCCTGGCGGCCCTGCGGCGGGCCGGGCGGGCGATTACCGAAGGCGACCCGGCGGGCATCGCGTGCCCCGTGCGCGACGGGCGGGAGGTGGTGGCCGCGCTCGGGCTGTTCCTGCCGCGCGCGCGCTTCCAGGGCGAACACAGGACGCGGGTGCTGGCGGGCGTCGCCGAGGCGGCCGCAGCCATCAGCAGGCAACTCGAGGAGCAGAGACGTGACGCTGACCGAACGCATCGTTGA